One Drosophila willistoni isolate 14030-0811.24 chromosome 2R unlocalized genomic scaffold, UCI_dwil_1.1 Seg167, whole genome shotgun sequence DNA segment encodes these proteins:
- the LOC6642690 gene encoding polycystic kidney disease 2-like 2 protein encodes MSQQDRNRSATPPPRPPRGPPVPPRAPESPDGTRRTVRTPDSVRGNAPTRAQLAQRAPGSAPRTSTAAAAAASAPQDDNRPTGSVQGTSTEAREKPRRNFFKRGENPSTERRSTVRSGHRESVAAGHGNLKVKTSRILYTTDEEVRDALMEFGVFIIFLILTSFVTLSVRHSYMFYFNDTMKKLFTTRDMMVAPSVTINFEKLITVPDWWDYLLYSFLVNLHGDMHHPPLNDTAMETETTENSEDAEEPPPEEEEEADEEGEEVEDVSSDEPSRKKRFVWDNDHIEYDGDLNYMEKARKHRQAVPPDRAGSGRKGSTGGGPSAGGAGLGGNYGSFNGSGTPHLHGRVFLHENLLLGPPRLRQIRVRRESCYVNDAFIRYFNTCYAAYSAGAEENTGYHKGTKFRTMSELDSTPLWTVLTFYRTGGYTVDFTYNKEKNQAIIHDLREKHWLDRGSRLCLVEFNLYNENTDIFQSAKLIAEIPPTGGVIPQAHLQTVKQYSFFTDRSLLMTVIYIFWYIMVVYYTIYEIVEIRKTGLRNYFRSLLNILDSIILLFCYCALIYNIWHTIKVVSLTDRVKNDEEYQSLDGLCYWNTIYVDMMAILAFLVWIKIFKFISFNKTLVQFTTTLKRCSKDLAGFSLMFGIVFLAYAQLGLLLFGTKHPDFRNFITSILTMIRMILGDFQYNLIEEANRVLGPIYFLTYILLVFFILLNMFLAIIMETYNSVKSEITQGRSQLGSYVYKKLAGAIYFITHCGRKRRPQQQRQVDPAARDDDNDDSGQQYDQPKELRRNMTPAEARYFEEIPDDVQNKEMVRLNNRVALLEEILEQLVTNMDAILKRVEREANRRR; translated from the exons atgtCGCAACAGGATCGAAATCGTAGTGCCACACCACCACCACGTCCTCCTCGTGGCCCGCCTGTACCACCGCGTGCCCCAGAATCTCCAGATGGAACAAGACGCACAGTGCGTACCCCTGATTCTGTGCGGGGGAATGCACCCACACGTGCTCAATTGGCTCAAAGAGCACCGGGTTCGGCTCCGCGAACATCGACTGCGGCTGCGGCTGCGGCTTCTGCTCCCCAGGACGATAACAGGCCTACTGGATCTGTGCAGGGCACTTCGACTGAGGCACGCGAGAAACCCAGGCGCAATTTCTTCAAAAGGGGTGAAAATCCGTCAACAGAACGTCGATCTACTGTACGTTCAGGGCATCGGGAATCCGTAGCAGCCGGCCATGGTAATCTGAAAGTGAAAACCTCACGTATTCTGTATACCACCGATGAGGAAGTTCGTGATGCTTTGATGGAGTTTGGAgtgtttataatatttttgatattgaCATCGTTTG TTACTCTTTCGGTGCGTCATTCGTATATGTTTTACTTCAATGACACAATGAAGAAATTGTTTACCACCCGGGATATGATGGTGGCACCTTCAGTGACTATAAATTTTGAGAAACTGATCACCGTGCCAGACTGGTGGGATTATTTACTATATAGTTTTTTGGTAAATTTGCATGGCGATATGCATCATCCGCCCTTAAATGACACGGCAATGGAAACGGAAACTACCGAAAATAGCGAAGATGCCGAAGAACCCCCTCCTGAGGAGGAGGAAGAAGCTGATGAAGAGGGTGAGGAGGTTGAAGATGTGTCATCTGATGAACCGAGTCGCAAAAAAAGATTTGTCTGGGATAATGACCATATAGAATACGATGGCGATTTAAATTATATGGAAAAGGCTCGCAAACATCGGCAGGCTGTGCCACCGGACAGGGCAGGGTCTGGTCGCAAAGGTTCTACTGGCGGTGGCCCTAGTGCCGGGGGTGCTGGTTTAGGTGGTAACTACGGGTCTTTTAACGGGTCGGGTACCCCTCATCTGCATGGCCGTGTTTTTCTACATGAGAATCTGCTATTGGGACCGCCACGATTGCGTCAGATACGTGTTCGCAGAGAGAGTTGCTATGTGAATGATGCATTTATACGGTATTTTAATACATGTTATGCCGCCTATTCGGCTGGTGCTGAGGAGAATACGGGTTACCATAAGGGTACCAAATTTCGTACCATGAGTGAACTAGATAGTACTCCTTTATGGACTGTCTTGACATTCTATCGCACTGGTGGTTATACAGTCGATTTTACAtataataaggaaaaaaatCAAGCTATAATCCATGATTTGAGAGAGAAGCATTGGCTAGATCGTGGATCACGTTTATGTTTAGTCGAATTTAATCTATACAATGAGAATACAGATATCTTTCAGAGTGCCAA GCTTATTGCAGAAATTCCACCAACTGGTGGGGTTATACCTCAGGCGCATTTGCAAACAGTGAAACAATATTCCTTCTTTACCGATCGCAGTCTTCTCATGacagttatatatatattctggtATATCATGGTTGTATATTATACAATTTATGAGATTGTGGAGATACGTAAGACGGGATTGCGTAACTATTTTAGATCGCTATTAAATATTCTCGATTCAATTATATTGCTG TTTTGTTATTGTGCACTAATCTATAATATTTGGCATACCATAAAAGTGGTTTCTTTAACTGATCGAGTCAAAAACGACGAAGAATATCAAAGTCTAGACGGTTTATGTTATTGGAATACCATTTATGTGGATATGATGGCCATATTGGCATTTTTGGTATGGattaaaatctttaaattCATATCATTCAACAAGACTTTGGTACAATTTACCACGACTCTAAAGCGG TGCTCCAAAGATTTGGCCGGTTTCAGTTTGATGTTTGGCATTGTCTTCTTAGCCTATGCCCAATTGGGGCTTTTATTATTTGGCACTAAGCATCCAGATTTTCGTAATTTTATTACTTCGATCTTAACCATGATTCGTATGATATTGGGTGACTTTCAATATAATCTCATCGAGGAGGCAAATCGTGTCTTGGGTCCTATATACTTTCTAACCTATATATTGCTAGTGTTCTTCATATTACTG AACATGTTCTTGGCCATCATTATGGAGACTTATAATTCGGTAAAAAGTGAAATTACTCAAGGGCGCAGTCAATTGGGCTCGTATGTGTATAAAAAATTGGCGGGTGCCATTTATTTCATAACCCACTGTGGACGCAAGCGTCGTCCTCAACAACAAAGGCAAGTGGATCCCGCTGCCCGTgacgatgataatgatgattcGGGACAACAATATGATCAGCCCAAAGAATTGAGAAGAAATATGACTCCAGCTGA GGCACGTTATTTTGAGGAAATTCCAGATGATGTTCAAAATAAGGAAATGGTTCG tttaaACAATCGTGTGGCCTTATTGGAGGAGATTTTAGAACAATTGGTAACTAACATGGATGCGATACTGAAGCGTGTAGAACGCGAAGCTAATAGAAGAAGATAG
- the LOC26529165 gene encoding G-box-binding factor-like — protein sequence MANMEEQQQQQQQQHHHVESESHLAQDATTMQQHNEETEELDDSHNHNEPHEHESLTAIENFDDNHEDDEEPEPETEQHHHKEREELESSDDEDGEVQTPPTMSDTFNDEWSSLDQEQAEDAGNDLDNNIDVYENFVPIDISNDIAVNDAAAADPETRSIPMLNLLKFPLKFIT from the coding sequence ATGGCCAACATGgaagagcaacagcaacagcaacagcaacagcatcatcATGTGGAGTCGGAGTCACATCTGGCTCAAGATGCCACGACAATGCAGCAGCATAATGAGGAAACGGAAGAGCTGGATGACAGTCACAACCATAATGAGCCGCACGAGCACGAGTCCTTGACGGccattgaaaattttgacGACAATCATGAAGATGATGAGGAGCCAGAGCCAGAGACAGAGCAGCATCATCACAAGGAGCGTGAAGAACTTGAATCTTCAGATGATGAGGATGGAGAGGTCCAAACGCCACCCACAATGAGCGATACCTTCAATGATGAATGGTCCTCTCTAGATCAGGAGCAGGCCGAAGATGCTGGCAACGATTTGGATAATAACATTGATGTCTATGAGAATTTCGTACCCATTGATATATCCAATGACATTGCCGTCAACGATGCAGCAGCTGCCGATCCCGAAACCCGGTCAATCCCGATGCTGAATTTATTGAAATTCCCACTGAAGTTCATCACATGA